In Helianthus annuus cultivar XRQ/B chromosome 8, HanXRQr2.0-SUNRISE, whole genome shotgun sequence, a single genomic region encodes these proteins:
- the LOC110873399 gene encoding uncharacterized protein LOC110873399: protein MESPQSVVSPFKTSSLFQEPKSQNLDLFATNPNFITKKLVPEPELFLGVLDVHIHQARDIQNICIYHKQDVYAKICITTNPDKSVTTRTINGGGQNPVFNETLQVHVPTIESSLKCEIYMLSRVRNYLEDQLLGFTVIPLSEIVMKNGKLDKEFTLSSTDLFHSPSGFVHLSFSYTGSSPDIMTISPPLQTAAADSELTEFDKIEFPDPKVVTENHMMVTEYFGLSSESLVSSDTDDQVDQIDQIEVPFMEPVETRKPESPPTSVSTNESQCANQECDSPAEEKPARTGDPDVDSVNRTSIKPLTLTADFDQKVVQQDFVDLYMKSMQQFTESLAKMKLPLDVEKEGMDSGNPGSGQKIQTPNGSQGRVFYGSRAFF, encoded by the coding sequence ATGGAGTCTCCTCAATCTGTTGTGTCACCATTCAAGACCTCATCTTTATTTCAAGAACCCAAATCACAAAATCTTGATCTTTTCGCAACAAACCCGAATTTCATAACAAAGAAACTCGTACCCGAACCCGAATTGTTTCTCGGTGTTCTTGATGTTCACATTCATCAAGCTAGAGACATTCAAAACATCTGCATATACCATAAACAAGACGTTTACGCCAAAATTTGCATCACTACCAACCCCGATAAATCGGTCACCACTCGAACCATCAACGGGGGTGGACAAAATCCGGTCTTTAACGAAACCCTTCAAGTTCATGTCCCAACAATCGAGTCTTCGCTTAAATGCGAGATATATATGTTGAGCAGGGTGCGAAATTATCTTGAAGATCAGTTGTTAGGGTTTACTGTAATCCCTTTGTCCGAAATCGTCATGAAAAACGGGAAGTTAGATAAAGAGTTCACTTTATCCTCAACCGATTTGTTCCACTCGCCTTCGGGCTTCGTTCACCTGTCGTTTTCGTACACCGGATCCTCCCCTGACATAATGACCATCTCACCGCCATTGCAGACCGCAGCGGCTGATTCAGAATTAACCGAATTCGACAAAATCGAGTTCCCGGATCCTAAAGTTGTGACGGAAAACCACATGATGGTGACAGAGTATTTTGGTTTGAGCTCAGAAAGTTTAGTGTCATCTGACACAGATGATCAGGTTGACCAAATTGATCAAATTGAAGTACCCTTTATGGAACCGGTTGAGACCCGAAAGCCCGAATCCCCGCCTACAAGCGTCTCGACGAACGAATCTCAATGCGCGAATCAAGAATGTGATTCGCCTGCAGAAGAGAAACCCGCGAGAACAGGTGATCCCGATGTTGATTCGGTCAACCGGACTTCTATAAAGCCGTTGACTTTGACCGCGGATTTTGACCAGAAAGTTGTGCAGCAGGACTTTGTGGATTTGTACATGAAGAGTATGCAACAGTTTACTGAGTCTTTGGCCAAGATGAAGCTTCCATTGGATGTTGAAAAAGAGGGTATGGATTCTGGAAATCCCGGGTCGGGTCAGAAGATCCAGACGCCAAACGGGTCGCAGGGTCGGGTGTTTTATGGGAGTCGGGCTTTCTTTTGA